The DNA segment ATTCATTGGCGCCCCGTAAAATTGGCACCTGCCTAAAAATCCGATTAGGTTCAAATACTAGAAAAATCTTGTGAGAATATTAAATGGACCAAGAGCGTGTAAAAAAACTCGTTAGAGAATTAATCATTGAAGTTGGTGAAGATCCTACACGTGAGGGATTACGGGAGACTCCTGAAAGAATTGCAAATATGTACAAAGAAATCTTTAGTGGATATGATTCTGATTCAGAATTATCAGTCCAATTCTCAGAAGACTCTGATGTAGTAATTGCTCGTGACATTCAATTTTATTCAATGTGTGAACACCATATGTTGCCTTTTTACGGCAAAATTCACATTGCATACTCTCCAAATGGCAGAGTTTTTGGAATATCAAAACTTGTTAGACTAGTTGAAAAATATTCAAAAAGACTCCAAATACAAGAACGATTGACAAAAAATATTGCTGATGAGCTACACTCTCAGGGAGTAAAAGGAGTAGTTGTTTTAGCTGATGCAGAGCACCTTTGTATGAAAATGCGTGGCGTCAAAAATGATGCTACACTTTCCTCATCTGCATTCAGAGGCATTTATGAAAATAAAGAAGAAAAGGCAGGCATTATGTCTCTAATCAGACAACGTTCCTCTGATTTGCCCTTTTAGACAATACTGAAAAATTAAATAATCAATATTTTTGATCACAAACATGGGAGCAAATCCGTATATTCACATTCCAAAGGAGTCTTGGCCCAACTGGACATGGTATGCAATTGAGTGCATAATTGTAATTGCAATTTCTATGTTGACATCAAGTAAAATCACTGATTCAATTGAAGGACTCACTCCAGAAGTTCAAAACTATGTGTTTATGGGAATTGTTGGTTTATTCTTTTTGGTTTGGTATATTGGAATTAGAGGATTGATTCTAAAAAAGAAAATTCTCAGAAATAGTTACTAAAATCATTTGAGATATTTTGTTTTGTCTGTAATACCTGCTTTTGTAAATGCATTTTTTCTATTGTTACAAGATTCACAAACCCCGCAATGATATTTTTTGCTAGAATAACAACTCCATGTTTTGAATATGGAATTACCCAAAACTTTCATTCCTGATTTTAACAAGTCACTTTTTGACAATCCCTGACGATAAGGCGACCAAATCTCAATCTTCTTTCTAAGTTTTGATTCAATTCCATCTATCTCACCCTGATTAAATGCAACTTCTAGTTTTTTTGCAAAGTTTGGTCTACAGTCAGGATAGTGTTTGTCTCCAGTATGAGCACCATAAGCTACTAGAGAAGCATTAAGAGTAAAAGCCCATGCTGAGGAAATTGATAGGAAAACTGCATTCCTGATTGGAACTACAATAGAGTATTCAAACTTGCTGGGAATTTTTCTTTTAGAACTTGTTAAAACGTTGGAATTTCCATACAAATCTTTCATAAAACCAATATCAATAATTTTATGCTGTTTTAGCCCTAGTTTTTTTGCAAAAGATTTGGCAGCTACAATCTCACTATTTGCTTTTTGTCCGTATGAAAATGTAATTCCATATAACTCATATTTTGATTTCAAATATGAAACTGCACATACAGAATCAACACCACCACTGAAAACAATAACTGCTTTTTTCATAATTCATTCAACTATTTTCTCTTGTCTGCTGCACCTTTGCTAGGTTTACAAATTATAGTTTGACATTTTGTATTTGCAGATGCAAATCCTTTGGACATGGCTAAACTGATCTTTTTCAAATCAGCTGAACTTTTTGAAAATGCAATCACTGAAGGTCCTGCTCCGCTTATCGTTACGCCTAATGCGCCTGCTTTAATGGCATTTTCTTTAACTTTGGTAAATCCTGGAATCATATGCTTTCTTGCAGGTTCAACTATCACGTCTTTTATTGAATTTCCAATCATTTCAGGATCTTTTTTCATAAATCCTGCTACGATTGCAGAAGCATTTGATAAATTCAAAATACTATCTGTTAGTTTGATCTTTTTTGGAATGACTCCTCTTGAAACCTTAGTTTTCTTTTTTGGAACATTAATTGTTGGAACTGCAACACACATTCTAAGATTAGCTGGAGGCTCAATTCTAATTATGTCTAAAGGATTTGTTTTTACAATTACAAATCCTCCTAATACAGAAGCTGCTACATTATCATAATGAACTGTTCCAGCACTAGCTTTTTCTCCAGATCCTGCAAACTCTACCAAACTATTGCCATTAAGCTTTAGACTAAATAATTTGTCAAATGCCACTGCAGTTGCAGCAGCTGATGCAGCACTACTTCCCATGCCAAAGCCTGCAGGAATCCCTTTTTTGATTTTGATTTCAACACCTTCTCCAATTTTGAATTTCTTCTTCATGTTTTTTACAACTAGTCCAGCAGTATTTTTTTCAGGATTTGTAGGAATATCATCATCTGTGATTATTTTAATTCCGTTTTTTGTTCTAGTTAATGTGACTGTATCATAAAATGCATCTACTGCTAATCCAAACACATCAAAGCCTGGACCTAGATTTGCAGTAGAAGAAGGCGCCTTTACTGTAACTTTTGATACCATCTAGTCTTCTACCTCCTCGCCCAAATTAAGAATTCTGCTTAGAGCTCCTTCAAGATTCACAAAACCATCCCCTGTAATGTTTGATATTGGAATTAATCCCTGTGCAAACCCGCCCAAATTTAACCCACGCAAAATATTTGTAGTTAATGCGTATGTGTCACCATCTGTATCTTTAGCAATAGCGTTTTCCAAAGTTTTCAAATTAGTAGACCATTGCAAAATGTCTTTTAATTTATCGCCTATAAGATCTGATTTTGTAAGAACGTTAATTGTTGGCAAATTCAAACGTAATCTTATTGATGTAGCAAGTAATGCAATTGAAACAAAATTTACTGGGGTATTGATTAGTACACCATCAAAAAGAAATATGCTTGTTTTTTCTTCTGATGTGAGATTTTCAATAATGAAACGTCCACTAGAACGATATGCAAATAATTCAATCTGGCCTGGTGTGTCCACAATTAGATAATCTGGATTTACTTTGTTTACATCATTTTGAATCTCATCTATTTTTGATGCAATCAAATCGTTTGCCATTACCATAGCACCATTTGGTCCTAGATCATATTGTTGCATGATTGATACATAATCTACATAATCTCTGACATCCACATCACAAGTATAGGCTAAATTCTCTACACCTGGATCCAAATTCAATACAGCTGCAAATGCCCCATTTTTTGTATAATATTCATGAAGCTTTGATGAAAGTAATGATTTTCCTGATCCTGCAGTACCTGAAACAAAAATTGTTTTCAATCCGTCTAATTTTGACTATTTGCTCATATTTCAAACTAGCTTGTTTTTGGTATTTTTTTCTGTAAAAATACCAAATTGGTATTCATAAAGATCAATAATTTCCATTTTGCCTTTATCTAACTAAATTGTATTTTTTTTGTGATTCAAAGTACATTACAAAAGGAAGATTATCTCAAAGATTTAGTAGTAAAATTACTTAGAGAAAGAAATCTTTCAAACTTTGATATGCTTGATTCTTTATTTGAAGAAATAAAACAGGAACTTCAAAATCAAGATAAAGTCTCAGATATATCCTAATTTTCATGCCTAATTTTAGGCATAGATATTTCCTGACTGGAAATGTACTCAACTTTCATATTTGATTCCCCAAAAAAATTATCAAATGAACTGGAGATTAATTGCTATTCCATTAACCTTAATTCCTATTTTCATAATTGCCATTCAATTTGATATCCAAATAGAAGATGTTTTAGCTATTGGATTATTTCCGTTTCTTGGAGCAATAGCTGCCATGTTGATCAAACTGGGTCTTCAAGGCGTGAAATTTGCATACATTACAAGAAAATATCTTGGAAATTTTGACTCGTTTTTTAAGCTAGTTGGTGTCAGAGTTGGCAGCGAATTTATCAAATTTACAACTCCGATGTTTGTTGGTGCAGAATTTGTTGTGATATATTATTTGCATAAAAAAGGAGCAAAGCCTGCAAAGTCTGCATGGATTGCAATTATGGATATTGTAACTGAAGTGTTTGCAGCAGGTTTGTTATCAATAATTGCAGGTATCATCGCATTACTAAATGGTGCATATGTAGTTGCAGGAGTTATTTTGGCAACCAGTATTATTATTACATCTCTGTGGATGGTTATGTTCTTTCTATCATCCAAACACACATTCCAAGTTCCCAAAGTGTTAGAAAATCTTGCAAAGAAATTTGGAAAAGAAAAAGGGGCCAAAGCCATTGATAAAACCAACACCTGGATGGAAGAAGTATGTACAATGAGTCGAGAGAATCTAAAAACTTCTGAATCTAAAAAAATCTTTACAGTTTCATTCTTGTTCTCCCTTGCATCTTGGTCCTTTTATGGAATTTCATTTATGATTATTGCAGTGGGAACTGACTTTGCAATTAATGCATTTGATTCTATAATGGCTGTAATGGGTGCAAATGCAATTGGAAATCTGCCAATCACAATAGGAGGGTCAGGTTTGGCAGAATTTGGAATTGTTGCGTATCTGAATAATTTGGATCCATTTGCATTTGAAATTACTGAGGGAATTGTAGGCTGGGATGCAGTAATTGGATGGAGAATTGCCACATACTATGTACCAATTGTCATTACATGGCTACTTTTGGTAAAACTAGCACTAAGTAGAATATCCAAATCTTAGGCTATATAGAAACCACTTTATCTTTAGATGTTTTTTTTGATTTGTGGATTTTAAAAATAAAATTGTTTTAATTACTGGTGCATCCTCAGGAATTGGTAGAGAATCTGCAATAGAATTTGCAAAATTAGGAGCTAACGTTGTTTTAGTTTCAAGAAGAAAAGATAAGCTTGAACAAGTCGCTAATGAATTAAAAAAATTCAATGTTACTACAATGATTTGTCAATGTGATGTATCTGATAAAAACCAAGTAAAAGAAATGTCAAAAATGGTTTTAGAAAAATTCAATTCAGTTGATATTTTAGTAAATAATGCAGGTTTTGCAATTTATGGTTCTGTATCTGAACTTAGTATTGATGAAATAGAATCTCAGATGAAAACCAATTATTTTGGAATGATTTACTGCATCAAAAATTTTCTTCCGTCTATGTTAGTAAAAAAATCTGGTCATATTGTCAATGTTGCATCTGTTGCAGCAAGCTTTGGTTTACCTGGTATTGCTTCTTACTGTGCATCAAAGTTTGCAATGCTTGGATTTTCAGAAGGTCTAAAACATGAATTAAAAAATTCTGGAGTTGGAATTACTGTTGTTAGTCCAATTATGGTTAGAACTGATTTCTTTGAACATCCATCATTTGAAAAAATGCCAAAATTTTCTCCAACCTCACTTAGCTCCAAAACTGTAGCAAAAGCGATCTTAAAAGCAGCAAATTCTCCAAGATTAGAAATTATAGTTCCTTCTGTAGTACGAGGTGCAGTATGGATGAAAAATACGTTTCCATATTTTGTTAACCCTATTTTAGGCAAATCTTTCAAAAAACAACTAGATTCAATGAAAAATGCCAAAATTTATTCTTCTAAATCTTCATCTGCAGATTCACTAGAGCCTACATCTAGTAATTCCAATGATTTTAATTCAAATTGATAAATTGCTTTCATTTCAATTTCTTTTTCTTTTTCTAGAAATTCTGAGACCTTTTTGCTTAATGGTGCTTTATGTTGATCAAAAACAAACTCGTAAACTTCACCTTTTAGTAAATCATCTATTTTGATAGTTTTTGGAACATCCATTGTTACAATATGTCGACCATCTTCTACAGCATCATACAATTGAACATCTATCTTATTATCTTCATAATAAAATTCCAGAATATATCCTTGTTTTTTTAACTCTTCAGGTTTTTTGAATTTTGCATTCTGAATTTCATCGGTAACCCATTGTGGTATTTCATCTTCTTTCTTTTTTACCATGGTAAACCACTCTAGCTTTCTGCTTTTTCTTTTTTACTCTTTGACCACCATTCAAGATAGTCATCGTGTTTATCATCACGTGTTCTTTCTCTTTGATTTAACTTGAATCTGATATCTGAAATTTCTTCTCTTGTTGCGTATAATCCACATCTCTTACAAATGAAGTGTCTCCTATTCTTCTCATCCATTTTCATTGGAATATCAATTTCATCAAATAATTTGAACAAAGCATCTCTGTTTCTGTCCTCTTCTTCTGGAAAATCTTCTATGTATTTTGCTTCTATCTTCTTTTTCTCTCGTGATGTACATTCGGGACAGTTAGGCACTAAGATTTGGCTTAATTTTTTCCATAAAAGCGTTCCCACAATCATTACTGATCGATATTATCTGACACGCGGATTTTTTCATCATCCCTTGCGGTCCGTTCGCCCATCGAAATCCCGCGTGCCAGATGAGCAAAATTATCAAAATAATCTATTATCTCTTTTCTTCTAATGTTTGAGCAGCAATTTTTGCTGAATTTTCTGCCCCGTTTGGAACAAAATTCTTTGAAAAATCATTCAAATTATCTTGAAATTCCACATAATTTTCTTTGATTTTTGATATGCCTTTAGTCACTTGACTTGGCTTAATTGCTAACACACCTAAATTCTTCTCTTCGGCCCATCTGATATTGTTTGTATGCTCATCATAAATTGGAATTCCGATTATTGGCTTTGATTTCCCACCCATAATTTCTCCCATTACGGTATGGGATCCATTAACAACAGCATATTTACACAAATCCAAAATTGTATCTTTTTCTTGTTCTGAAAGAAAGCCAATATCAATTTGTATCCAATCAATCTTCTTTTCTAACGCTTCTGATATTGAATAATTTTCTCCATCTTTTCCAATTACTGAATCGATGTTAGGATCATTTCTTGCATGTGAAATAATTCTTTTTCTTTTTTCATCTCATCTTGGTGAAATACTTCTTCATATCTTTGACCAGTTCCATCATTAGTTGATTTGTTTCCTGTTCTCATCCAATATCCAAATTCATTATTTTTAACTAATTTTTCTAGTTCTGATTCTTTTTCTTTTTTGATTTTTTTACTAGTAAAATGTCCAACATAAGTAACTTTTTCTTGTACATCTTTGGTAAAATTTAGATTAAATTCACACATTGTATATGGTGGCGGTGAATCTGCTACAAGAATTCTTGATGCTTTGGCAATTTGTTTTGCAACAAAAACTAATGAAGGATAAAGATATGATCTTGAATTATATAATTTTGGTCTAAATTGATTTGTTACAAACAAACTTGGAATATTTCTATTTTTAGCTAGAATATTTGAACCCATATCTCCATCATTAATCACAAGATCAAACTTTTCTTTGTTGTAGAGCTTTCGCTCTTCCCTCAAATAGTTTGTAATCTGTCTAACTAATGATGGATTTTTTGAAATTGGTAGTAGCAAATTCATCAACGATTTTGAAACACTTGGACCAAATTTTCCATCAATTGGGGTTGGCATCAAAATTTCATGGATTTTTTCTTTTTGATCGGGGAATTTTTTTAATAGTTTTTCATAAACATGATCTTTGCTTGAAAAATGAACTTCAAATTCTTCTTTGATATATTCTCCCAGAACGTCATTTAGCCTCATCATTCTTGAATAATGACCACTTCCCCACGGATAGATGAATTCTCCTATTTTGAGCATAATATGAAACTGAATATGCCGTTTAAATTCTCAGTGATTCTCTAATGAATCTAAAATATCATGAACATTGTTAGGTCCTAGATGAACTGTAATGGTTTTCTTTGTTTTCAGTGCAAATTCAACTTCTTTTTTTAAAAAAGATGGAATTTCATTTGTTGCAATAGTCACCATTTTTTCTAATTTTTTGATGTTTCTTTCCAATCCAATCTCTTTTGCTTCATCAAACAAACTAGAATCCACGCCAGCTAGTGGCAAAATAGGTATTTTCTTTTTTTCAAAAACTTTTTTTAATGAATTATCGATAAATTCTAGAGAAAAAATTAGTGGAGACAATGCTAATGACACATGACTGTTAGGATATCGTAATAGTATCTCTAATATAGAATTTATAAAAATTAGATAATTTTTCGTTCCATTAGGATTAATTTTAAGTTGTAAAAATTCAAGTTTTATTTTGTCTTGCACTAGTCTTGGAATAATTTGATTAATTATCTTTGCAAGATTCATCAACTCTGATTTCTGTCTATAACAAACTAGTATATCCACATCATGACCTTGTTTGATCGTCTCATAACAAGAAACTGCAGAGATCTCATCAAATATTGCACATATAGTTTTTTGATTTTGTGATTGATATGGTATTCCTCCTTTACCTTTATCTAAAAAAATGCAAACATATGCACTACTTTTTGTTAAATATGTGTATAATAATTTATCAAAATTTTCATCTGTTCCTGGATGAGCTCCTGAACTCATTTTCTTTTCTATAATATTTGACGTAGCTGCAATTTCTACATCCTTGGTTACAAATCCTTTTGATATTCCTTCTACTTTAACTAGAAATTTTTCTCCTTTTAAGAGCAAGTTACCGCCAATAGAAGTAATTTCAGAAACAATACTTTGAAAATCATTTTTTACTTGTCTTGCAATTGCAATCTTTTCAATTCCAAAAAGTAAATTTATTGCTGATAATGCAAAGACAGGATCATTTGCATCAACTAGAATAACATCCCCATCACGTTTAACAGACTTAAATTGCTGATTTTTTATTTTAAGAATTTTTTTAATATTTGAAATTAGATATGGAATTTTATTTTTTGAAAATATAGTTGGAAAAACTACAACATATGATATTTCATCCATATTTTCTATTTTGAATTCTACTTGTTTATAATTTAGGATAAAACTTCGGGTAATCAATATAAAACAAATAATTCCACTGATATTGTGACAAAATTCACGCAAGAACAAGTAGATGATTTGAACTCAAAAATCAAAACTGCTGAAGAAGCATTACAGTGGGTCTCAGATAATCTTCATCCTAAAGTTGCCAAAGCATCAAGTTTTGGTGC comes from the Candidatus Nitrosopumilus sediminis genome and includes:
- a CDS encoding SDR family NAD(P)-dependent oxidoreductase; this translates as MDFKNKIVLITGASSGIGRESAIEFAKLGANVVLVSRRKDKLEQVANELKKFNVTTMICQCDVSDKNQVKEMSKMVLEKFNSVDILVNNAGFAIYGSVSELSIDEIESQMKTNYFGMIYCIKNFLPSMLVKKSGHIVNVASVAASFGLPGIASYCASKFAMLGFSEGLKHELKNSGVGITVVSPIMVRTDFFEHPSFEKMPKFSPTSLSSKTVAKAILKAANSPRLEIIVPSVVRGAVWMKNTFPYFVNPILGKSFKKQLDSMKNAKIYSSKSSSADSLEPTSSNSNDFNSN
- a CDS encoding 7-cyano-7-deazaguanine synthase, producing MKKAVIVFSGGVDSVCAVSYLKSKYELYGITFSYGQKANSEIVAAKSFAKKLGLKQHKIIDIGFMKDLYGNSNVLTSSKRKIPSKFEYSIVVPIRNAVFLSISSAWAFTLNASLVAYGAHTGDKHYPDCRPNFAKKLEVAFNQGEIDGIESKLRKKIEIWSPYRQGLSKSDLLKSGMKVLGNSIFKTWSCYSSKKYHCGVCESCNNRKNAFTKAGITDKTKYLK
- a CDS encoding homoserine kinase encodes the protein MVSKVTVKAPSSTANLGPGFDVFGLAVDAFYDTVTLTRTKNGIKIITDDDIPTNPEKNTAGLVVKNMKKKFKIGEGVEIKIKKGIPAGFGMGSSAASAAATAVAFDKLFSLKLNGNSLVEFAGSGEKASAGTVHYDNVAASVLGGFVIVKTNPLDIIRIEPPANLRMCVAVPTINVPKKKTKVSRGVIPKKIKLTDSILNLSNASAIVAGFMKKDPEMIGNSIKDVIVEPARKHMIPGFTKVKENAIKAGALGVTISGAGPSVIAFSKSSADLKKISLAMSKGFASANTKCQTIICKPSKGAADKRK
- a CDS encoding thiamine biosynthesis protein, translating into MDEISYVVVFPTIFSKNKIPYLISNIKKILKIKNQQFKSVKRDGDVILVDANDPVFALSAINLLFGIEKIAIARQVKNDFQSIVSEITSIGGNLLLKGEKFLVKVEGISKGFVTKDVEIAATSNIIEKKMSSGAHPGTDENFDKLLYTYLTKSSAYVCIFLDKGKGGIPYQSQNQKTICAIFDEISAVSCYETIKQGHDVDILVCYRQKSELMNLAKIINQIIPRLVQDKIKLEFLQLKINPNGTKNYLIFINSILEILLRYPNSHVSLALSPLIFSLEFIDNSLKKVFEKKKIPILPLAGVDSSLFDEAKEIGLERNIKKLEKMVTIATNEIPSFLKKEVEFALKTKKTITVHLGPNNVHDILDSLENH
- the folE gene encoding GTP cyclohydrolase I FolE → MDQERVKKLVRELIIEVGEDPTREGLRETPERIANMYKEIFSGYDSDSELSVQFSEDSDVVIARDIQFYSMCEHHMLPFYGKIHIAYSPNGRVFGISKLVRLVEKYSKRLQIQERLTKNIADELHSQGVKGVVVLADAEHLCMKMRGVKNDATLSSSAFRGIYENKEEKAGIMSLIRQRSSDLPF
- a CDS encoding lysylphosphatidylglycerol synthase transmembrane domain-containing protein yields the protein MNWRLIAIPLTLIPIFIIAIQFDIQIEDVLAIGLFPFLGAIAAMLIKLGLQGVKFAYITRKYLGNFDSFFKLVGVRVGSEFIKFTTPMFVGAEFVVIYYLHKKGAKPAKSAWIAIMDIVTEVFAAGLLSIIAGIIALLNGAYVVAGVILATSIIITSLWMVMFFLSSKHTFQVPKVLENLAKKFGKEKGAKAIDKTNTWMEEVCTMSRENLKTSESKKIFTVSFLFSLASWSFYGISFMIIAVGTDFAINAFDSIMAVMGANAIGNLPITIGGSGLAEFGIVAYLNNLDPFAFEITEGIVGWDAVIGWRIATYYVPIVITWLLLVKLALSRISKS
- a CDS encoding ATP/GTP-binding protein, producing the protein MKTIFVSGTAGSGKSLLSSKLHEYYTKNGAFAAVLNLDPGVENLAYTCDVDVRDYVDYVSIMQQYDLGPNGAMVMANDLIASKIDEIQNDVNKVNPDYLIVDTPGQIELFAYRSSGRFIIENLTSEEKTSIFLFDGVLINTPVNFVSIALLATSIRLRLNLPTINVLTKSDLIGDKLKDILQWSTNLKTLENAIAKDTDGDTYALTTNILRGLNLGGFAQGLIPISNITGDGFVNLEGALSRILNLGEEVED